From Theileria orientalis strain Shintoku DNA, chromosome 4, complete genome, the proteins below share one genomic window:
- a CDS encoding uncharacterized protein (ribosomal protein S6 family protein), with protein sequence MVFYESYLLFSKVANPDEIGSVLSHIAKLANTYHGVLLRTQDLGIRYTSHRVNKARVGVFWYGRYFYVALAANPKIVPNLHKLYNSNSSILRHTTIRMLYRTNLMTSPYSHLYDP encoded by the exons ATGGTTTTTTATGAATCCTATTTGCTTTTTTCTAAGGTTGCCAATCCTGACGAAATTGGTTCTGTGTTATCTCATATTGCCAAGTTGGCCAACACATACCATGGTGTTCTTCTTCGCACTCAGGACCTCGGAATCAGGTACACATCCCACCG gGTGAATAAGGCTCGTGTTGGTGTTTTCTGGTATGGAAGGTACTTCTATGTCGCCTTAGCTGCCAACCCTAAGATCGTCCCCAACCTACACAAGCTTTACAACTCAAACTCGAGCATCCTCAGACACACTACCATTAGGATGCTGTATCGCACCAACTTGATGACTAGTCCCTACAGTCACCTCTACGACCCCTAG
- a CDS encoding putative 60S Ribosomal protein L44 (PV1H14140_P-like), with amino-acid sequence MVNVPKTRKTLCSGKCKKHQLHKVSQYKKGKDSVHVQGKRRYDMKQKGFGGQTKPIFRKKAKTTKKIVLKLECTVCKKKHFAKLKRCKNFELGGDKKTKGASY; translated from the exons ATGGTTAATGTTCCAAAGACAAGGAAGACACTTTGCTCAGGCAAGTGCAAGAAACATCAACTACACAAAGTTTCCCAGTATAAAAAGGGAAAAGACAGTGTTCACGTTCAGGGTAAAAGGCGTTACGACATGAAGCAAAAAGGTTTCGGAGGACAAACGAAGCCCATTTTTAGAAAGAAAGCAAAGACCACAAAGAAAATTGTTTTGAAACTC GAATGTACCGTCTgcaagaagaagcactTCGCTAAACTAAAGAGATGCAAGAACTTCGAGCTCGGAGGTGATAAGAAGACCAAGGGCGCTTCATACTAA
- a CDS encoding uncharacterized protein (peptidase C14, caspase catalytic domain containing protein) has protein sequence MDLVIDKVSNVDSDLMQGASENESTVENQTNSLVTPDKLLYKTKNNEALSGIDKFTFDKTLEEEHTLLKSEVTGPYPQNLEQLIQESVSKSTARLLTKNALKYLDKDLEVSAGEGVSKQFTVRSAKKEANSKATVRKEEGFDLPLKSTVDKSAYESTRSIYIDPKISSFRLHKVTYEMYKLFENIRAFDSSSRADKTSNRGSNAVESESVSANANAQPSMRKLSIVSSNFGETEQSTGALFESRLKPKPFPSVSTLYPEDSNHLTYSISNRFGNSSSSFSGNSERFEGSAFNSSDLKTSFEQGFLDKAPGIGSGLDQAPSHFTSTDYGSRDYNQDDYLASSYDDEARKKFSYPMVYKTADYTKFYDRGDSKDLVYGVYKYDTSNYNTEAERAQKYSVERANKEEFQSGGYKGNFETRHQDAAHETSEYKQDECPYSEETNYKSAPSKGYPTEHNGDFELYKIDLNFKEKVDVEPFATAVSKSKDVEESEAVNYTCFSSGKKADDKGLKNESNAAGSAKKAMPAGSSNLPNRQSFNPNYVTKVYVPLDRMNLLPKRRAVVVGCNYLGNPNAQLRGSCNDAFAFAQVLVTKYNFDPSEVVLLLDSRPSPAYTRYLSQFNQNNPFQPNQAGNEFNLDLSRVKSNIIERNVYPTKKTSMFGWHLVDRDLKHLALSENLYVDAAVIPAPEEMQPTRANVFRSLKWLNYVSAPNDFALFYFSGQSVQVDDLSGYEGDGFDEALVPADYERNGLVTCNDLKCLFQSIGATCRLNVFLDTCNMQTVVGGSSRAGPVKGSKMKGIWPFSEPTGKLNTFKCGDWVDKDQKMINQMARAKFIPTLQVDSLSSLSDVQLSLDATHGVVNYCVLSSSNLNSVSLECLFKPLNLGQSSKGEPSNMVTEDEVIVHGAFTYALLLTLLYDKSSRRGGLGVDEVVEGVNRKLSQLKRIRLPRLNQQCEALFYHSSKLPKNAFLFPPNFSKYQRPKPTGSSYGFYLPGDAWLFMVDQGREMAREHQQKFERMKTDLITLTNLNNKLFNQNEGATKLNTTRTQNAVNPDHHTSRSGSGVGQFKSLPNTLEASMKPAANPSMKTPGATGRSMTNNVSARVFTRNSSVAAKGTSRSKTAAVNNVRTATARKFTDVIQSHNWYGGCTASAPFNATSGDRCYYSQPTWYAGARDDFNFGGASWNDQAYYDQYYHSKLGTIPVYEPITDAMLQNLPTRRSFNVLYQKF, from the exons ATGGATCTAGTCATTGATAAAGTGTCGAACGTTGACTCTGATCTGATGCAGGGTGCATCAGAAAATGAATCGACTGTCGAAAATCAAACAAACTCGTTAGTAACACCAGACAAGCtgttatataaaacaaaaaataatgaggCTCTTTCTGGTATCGATAAATTCACATTCGATAAAACTCTCGAAGAGGAGCATACTCTCCTCAAATCAGAAGTTACCGGCCCATATCCACAAAATTTGGAACAATTAATTCAGGAGAGTGTCTCGAAGTCGACAGCGCGACTTTTGACGAAGAACGCCCTAAAATATTTGGACAAGGATCTAGAGGTCAGTGCTGGAGAAGGCGTTTCGAAGCAATTCACAGTGAGGTCAGCCAAGAAAGAGGCCAATTCCAAGGCAACAGTGCGAAAAGAGGAAGGTTTCGACCTGCCTCTGAAATCTACAGTCGACAAATCCGCTTACGAGTCCACCAGGTCAATATACATTGACCCTAAGATATCGTCCTTCAGGCTACACAAGGTAACTTACGAGATGTATAAGCTGTTCGAAAACATAAGGGCCTTTGATTCATCATCCAGGGCTGACAAAACGTCCAACAGGGGCTCAAACGCTGTTGAAAGCGAGAGCGTGTCTGCTAACGCCAACGCTCAGCCCTCGAtgaggaagctgagcaTCGTGAGTTCGAATTTCGGCGAGACTGAGCAGAGCACGGGCGCCCTGTTCGAATCCAGGCTTAAGCCAAAGCCGTTCCCTTCCGTCAGCACTCTGTACCCTGAGGATTCTAACCACCTGACCTACTCTATCTCAAACAGATTTGGAAACAGCtcgtccagcttctccgGGAATTCTGAGAGGTTTGAAGGGAGTGCTTTCAACTCAAGTGACCTAAAAACAAGCTTTGAGCAGGGCTTCCTCGATAAAGCACCTGGTATCGGCAGCGGTCTTGACCAGGCTCCATCACATTTTACATCAACCGATTATGGTAGCAGGGACTACAATCAAGATGATTACTTGGCGAGCAGCTACGACGATGAAGCGCGCAAGAAGTTCAGCTATCCAATGGTCTATAAAACTGCAGATTACACTAAGTTTTATGACAGGGGTGATTCAAAAGATCTCGTTTATGGAGTTTACAAATACGATACGTCAAATTATAACACTGAAGCCGAAAGGGCACAAAAATACAGCGTTGAAAGAGCGAACAAGGAAGAATTCCAATCAGGTGGCTACAAGGGGAATTTTGAAACCAGACATCAAGATGCTGCCCATGAGACGTCTGAATACAAGCAGGATGAGTGCCCATATTCTGAGGAGACTAACTATAAGTCCGCACCATCAAAAGGGTATCCCACTGAACACAACGGGGACTTTgaattgtataaaattgacCTAAATTTCAAGGAAAAGGTGGACGTAGAGCCTTTTGCCACCGCAGTCAGTAAAAGCAAGGATGTGGAGGAGTCTGAGGCAGTGAACTACACGTGCTTTAGCAGCGGCAAAAAAGCTGACGACAAGGGCCTCAAAAACGAGTCGAACGCGGCCGGCAGTGCCAAGAAAGCAATGCCAGCCGGGTCGTCGAATCTGCCTAATCGTCAGAGTTTCAATCCGAATTACGTGACGAAGGTATACGTGCCTCTTGACCGGATGAACTTGCTCCCGAAGAGGAGAGCTGTGGTTGTGGGATGCAACTACCTGGGGAACCCGAACGCACAGCTCAGAGGAAGCTGCAACGACGCGTTCGCTTTTGCCCAGGTCCTGGTCACCAAGTATAACTTTGACCCTAGTGAGGTCGTTCTTCTTTTGGACTCGAGACCCAGCCCGGCCTACACCAGATACTTATCGCAATTTAACCAAAATAACCCTTTTCAGCCGAATCAGGCTGGCAACGAGTTCAACCTGGACCTGAGCCGCGTGAAGTCCAACATAATTGAGCGCAACGTCTATCCTACGAAGAAAACGTCCATGTTCGGGTGGCACCTGGTCGACAGGGACCTGAAACACCTTGCGCTCAGCGAGAATTTGTACGTGGACGCTGCTGTGATCCCTGCGCCTGAGGAGATGCAGCCTACCAGGGCCAACGTCTTCAGGTCTCTCAAGTGGCTCAACTACGTCAGCGCGCCCAACGACTTCGCACTCTTCTACTTCTCAGGCCAGTCGGTGCAGGTTGACGATCTGTCGGGCTACGAGGGCGACGGCTTCGACGAGGCTCTGGTGCCTGCCGACTACGAAAGGAACGGGCTGGTCACGTGCAACGACCTCAAGTGCCTCTTCCAGTCGATAGGGGCGACCTGCAGGCTCAACGTCTTCCTCGACACCTGCAATATGCAGACCGTCGTTGGGGGCTCCAGCAGAGCAGGCCCAGTCAAGGGCAGCAAGATGAAGGGGATATGGCCGTTTTCGGAGCCCACAGGGAAGCTGAACACCTTCAAGTGCGGGGACTGGGTCGACAAGGACCAGAAGATGATAAACCAGATGGCCAGGGCCAAGTTCATTCCCACGCTGCAGGTCGACAGCCTGAGCAGCCTCTCTGACGTGCAGCTGTCGCTGGACGCGACTCACGGCGTGGTCAACTACTGCGTGCTCTCGTCCAGCAACTTGAACTCAGTGTCGCTCGAGTGCCTGTTCAAGCCTCTTAACCTGGGCCAG TCCTCCAAGGGCGAGCCCTCGAACATGGTCACCGAGGACGAGGTCATCGTGCATGGCGCATTTACGTACGCGCTTCTCCTCACGCTGCTGTATGACAAATCGTCAAGGCGAGGTGGGCTCGGAGTGGACGAGGTGGTCGAGGGCGTCAACAGGAAGTTGTCGCAGCTGAAGAGGATTAGGCTGCCGAGGCTAAACCAGCAGTGCGAGGCTCTCTTTTACCACTCTTCAAAACTGCCCAAAAACGCCTTCCTCTTCCCTCCGAACTTTAGCAAGTACCAGAGGCCTAAGCCCACCGGCAGCTCCTACGGGTTCTACCTCCCCGGGGACGCCTGGCTTTTCATGGTCGACCAGGGCAGGGAGATGGCGCGAGAGCACCAGCAGAAGTTCGAAAGGATGAAAACTGACCTCATAACCCTCACGAACTTGAACAACAAGTTATTCAACCAGAACGAGGGGGCGACGAAGTTGAACACCACTAGGACCCAGAACGCCGTCAACCCCGATCACCACACCAGCAGGTCAGGCAGCGGC GTTGGCCAGTTCAAGAGCCTTCCAAACACATTAGAAGCTTCCATGAAGCCAGCGGCCAACCCTAGCATGAAAACTCCGGGAGCAACTGGTAGGAGCATGACTAATAACGTTAGTGCAAGGGTGTTTACCAGGAATTCGAGCGTGGCGGCCAAGGGGACCTCTCGAAGCAAGACTGCCGCTGTCAATAACGTGAGAACGGCCACAGCGCGCAAGTTCACCGACGTGATCCAGAGCCACAACTGGTACGGGGGCTGCACAGCTTCTGCTCCGTTTAACGCTACGTCGGGGGACCGGTGTTACTACAGCCAGCCCACCTGGTACGCCGGCGCTCGAGACGATTTCAACTTCGGCGGCGCCAGCTGGAACGATCAGGCGTACTACGACCAGTATTACCACTCGAAGCTGGGAACCATTCCCGTATATGAGCCCATAACGGACGCAATGCTGCAGAATCTTCCAACAAGAAGATCGTTTAACGTTTTGTACcagaaattttaa
- a CDS encoding uncharacterized protein (root hair defective 3 GTP-binding family protein): MESRSNDYNKTNALTSLSPVEFSNYECEINDGFNKYLKDAGFDTYGFNFNVLTILGSQSSGKSHLLNSLFSSKFQTMDSSKGHSQTTKGIWASLLLPKERSANAVVVFDSEGTDSRERGEGRLTFEHRSSLFCLALSDVVVVNLWYNSLGNLTSSNYGLLKTVVEANLELVDSNNDQSLKTLLFFCVRDWSPNLSPLNVVKDYVMNKYMSSIWNEITKPARFANVGVESLFEIRVFGLSNAITDTVRFNEDLEELRRAWNELRPSKYSRLVPSDGFFVYCNNVWNTIIEQNHLDIPTQKEMLSSYRCAEIKSAVLQKVASGLNEHAEGEFMEYVLKLLKEAEELYFTEASRYDASVSKRVANELLSQLCGRLQPYFESALGDYVKKLTVEASSMLEKEFAVSREGKVVKVGGSDPHEAWPKFADKCQELQRTRSDKLETHLEGFKVSHDNKVKFEYEFDTQSLKEHLKLSLSSEFDVTRSRQLELLKQQVETLADSCFVLLKSNLMERSLKEDEFWTYFEEMFEETHKNCLNSYKGSYKGLLSEVSENEFEYLSLVLMLGRARNNFEKLQSNLEDLVVDRFDRFFNYQEFKGELVPTEWHKQSDQELNNRYKQSKEDALYLLQVFKKTRTRTVPVFSLVSVKKNHYFYRTLEEKPNESYSSVLSEKARLEATETCGKRFLEMYKNAQVVQNAGGAMSSWRNIPPFFWLVLLVLGWNEIRSVLRVVFKFQLLIPLVLALYFGFSYVAKRFFGPAAEQYVKMVRQRLLDLLKLSITYSIKALNRLNSKRAARKKE, translated from the exons ATGGAATCTCGCAGTAACGATTATAATAAAACCAACGCGCTCACGTCACTGTCTCCCGTGGAGTTTAGCAATTACGAATGTGAAATAAA tgATGGCTTCAATAAGTATCTTAAGGACGCTGGATTTGATACGTACGGATTCAATTTCAATGTTCTAACAATCTTGGGATCGCAGAGCAGCGGcaaaa GCCACCTGCTCAACAGTTTGTTCTCTTCGAAGTTTCAAACAATGGATTCGTCGAAGGGGCACTCTCAGACGACAAAGGGGATATGGGCGtcactgctgctgccgaaGGAAAGGAGCGCAAACGCAGTGGTTGTGTTTGACTCGGAAGGAACGGACTCACGGGAACGCGGAGAAGGAAGACTGACCTTCGAGCACAGGTCGTCACTCTTCTGCTTGGCTCTATCAGACGTGGTCGTGGTTAACCTGTGGTACAACTCGCTGGGAAATCTAACAAGCTCAAACTACGGGCTGCTGAAAACAGTAGTGGAAGCGAATTTGGAGCTGGTTGATTCCAACAATGACCA AAGCTTAAAAACACTGTTATTCTTTTGCGTGAGAGATTGGTCGCCGAACCTTTCGCCATTAA ATGTGGTAAAGGATTATGTAATGAATAAGTATATGTCCAGCATATGGAATGAAATAACTAAG CCAGCAAGGTTCGCAAATGTGGGAGTGGAGTCGTTGTTTGAGATAAGAGTCTTCGGATTGTCTAATGCAATCACGGACACAGTAAGGTTCAACGAGGACCTGGAAGAGCTGAGAAGGGCGTGGAACGAGCTGAGGCCGTCAAAATACTCGAGGCTGGTTCCATCAGACGGGTTCTTTGTGTACTGCAATAACGTGTGGAATACAATCATAGAGCAGAATCACCTGGACATACCGACGCAGAAGGAGATGCTGTCAAGCTACAGGTGCGCAGAAATCAAGAGCGCAGTGCTGCAAAAGGTAGCGAGTGGCCTAAACGAGCACGCGGAGGGAGAGTTTATGGAATACGTATTGAAGTTGCTGAAGGAGGCGGAAGAGCTGTACTTCACAGAAGCATCGAGATATGATGCAAGTGTGTCGAAGAGAGTAGCAAATGAGCTTTTATCACA ACTATGTGGAAGGTTACAGCCTTATTTTGAGTCGGCATTGGGAGATTATGTAAAAAAGTTGACCGTAGAAGCATCATCAATGCTCGAAAAGGAGTTTGCAGTATCCAGGGAAGGGAAGGTTGTGAAGGTAGGGGGATCAGATCCACACGAAGCATGGCCGAAGTTCGCAGATAAGTGCCAAGAGTTGCAAAGAACACGATCGGATAAGTTGGAAACACACCTGGAAGGATTTAAAGTCTCGCACGACAATAAGGTGAAGTTCGAATATGAGTTTGACACACAGTCACTCAAGGAGCACCTTAAGCTGAGCCTGTCAAGCGAGTTTGACGTAACGAGGTCGAGGCAACTGGAGCTGTTGAAACAGCAAGTGGAGACGCTAGCAGACTCGTGCTTCGTGCTCCTCAAGTCGAATCTGATGGAAAGGTCACTGAAGGAAGACGAGTTCTGGACGTACTTTGAAGAAATGTTCGAGGAAACACACAAAAACTGCCTCAACTCCTACAAAGGCAGCTACAAGGGGCTGCTGAGTGAAGTCTCTGAAAACGAGTTTGAGTACCTGTCGCTCGTACTAATGCTGGGAAGAGCAAGGAATAACTTTGAGAAGCTGCAGAGTaacctggaggacctggtggTGGACAGGTTCGACAGGTTTTTCAACTACCAGGAGTTCAAGGGGGAGCTGGTGCCGACGGAGTGGCACAAGCAGTCGGACCAGGAGCTGAACAACAGGTACAAGCAGTCGAAGGAGGACGCGCTCTACCTTCTGCAGGTCTTTAAGAagacgaggacgaggacCGTGCCAGTGTTTAGCCTGGTCTCGGTGAAGAAGAATCACTACTTCTACCGCACGCTCGAGGAGAAGCCGAACGAAAGCTACAGCAGCGTGCTGAGTGAGAAGGCGCGGCTGGAGGCGACTGAGACCTGCGGCAAGAGGTTCCTGGAGATGTACAAGAACGCCCAGGTCGTGCAGAACGCAGGCGGCGCAATGAGCTCGTGGAGGAACATACCGCCCTTCTTCTGGCTCGTGCTCCTGGTGCTGGGATGGAACGAGATAAGGTCGGTGCTCAGAGTGGTCTTTAAGTTCCAGCTACTAATTCCACTGGTGCTCGCACTGTATTTCGGATTCAGCTACGTGGCGAAGAGGTTCTTCGGACCAGCAGCGGAGCA ATACGTGAAGATGGTGCGCCAGAGACTGTTGGATTTGCTAAAGTTATCGATAACATATTCAATAAAGGCGCTCAATCGACTAAACAGCAAACGAGCTGCCCGAAAGAAGGAATGA
- a CDS encoding uncharacterized protein (zinc finger, HIT-type domain containing protein), with protein sequence MAKRGRKARGSDEEYDAKPVHKVSSSRYKHREPMDVNLMIEHDEVEADKECSVYSHMFRNNEPCWRSAYAKGSTRPARHLCVICGFFANYKCRNCASRRIEGIDSYYCSLRCLEVHNETNCGKAVHLAQW encoded by the exons ATGGCCAAAAGAGGCCGCAAAGCCAGAGGATCGGACGAGGAGTATGACGCTAAACCGGTTCACAAGGTATCTTCGTCGCGATATAAACACAGAGAGCCCATGGACGTGAACCTGATGATAGAGCACGACGAGGTGGAAGCTGACAA GGAATGCAGCGTTTACTCACACATGTTCAGAAACAACGAGCCGTGTTGGAGGTCGGCGTACGCCAAGGGCTCGACCAGGCCCGCACGCCACCTCTGCGTCATCTGCGGGTTCTTCGCGAACTACAAGTGCCGGAACTGCGCAAGCCGCAGAATCGAGGGCATCGACAGCTACTACTGCAGTCTGCGCTGCCTCGAGGTCCACAACGAGACGAACTGCGGGAAGGCCGTCCACCTGGCCCAGTGGTAG